The following are encoded together in the Paludisphaera mucosa genome:
- the lptB gene encoding LPS export ABC transporter ATP-binding protein translates to MALLEVRALEKWYGRRQVVNGVEFDVDQGEVVGLLGPNGAGKTTSFRMTIGLIDADGGSVMFDGRDITKLPMYLRARAGMGYLAQDSSVFRQLTVEQNLMAILETRSDLSRKQRKDRLNELIDRFGLGKIRKTKAHMVSGGERRRTEIARSLITDPKLIMLDEPFAGIDPKTVGEIQEQIRDLVDTYHIGILLTDHQFRETLEVTDRCYVIREGRVFAYGNREQILNNADVRRYYIGERFDGGHLMESQRPVMSLSKTQPSLPPAPNPTPAPPQPTATTPPTVPNPAVVPAPAPRPAPVDDPADPEHVGRTIAGDGRGYVQGGTHSIQVNQIPPDFNIDDLYEN, encoded by the coding sequence ATGGCCCTGCTCGAAGTCCGCGCCCTGGAGAAGTGGTACGGCCGTCGCCAGGTCGTCAACGGCGTCGAGTTCGACGTCGACCAGGGCGAGGTCGTCGGCCTCCTCGGGCCCAACGGGGCCGGCAAGACGACCAGCTTCCGCATGACCATCGGCCTCATCGACGCCGACGGCGGCTCCGTCATGTTCGACGGCCGCGACATCACCAAACTGCCGATGTACCTCCGCGCCCGCGCCGGGATGGGCTATCTCGCCCAGGACTCCAGCGTCTTCCGCCAGCTCACCGTCGAGCAGAACCTGATGGCGATCCTGGAGACCCGCAGCGACCTCTCGCGAAAGCAGCGCAAGGACCGGCTCAACGAGCTGATCGACCGCTTCGGGCTGGGCAAGATCCGCAAGACCAAGGCCCACATGGTCTCGGGCGGCGAGCGCCGGCGCACCGAGATCGCCCGGTCGCTGATCACCGATCCCAAGCTGATCATGCTCGACGAGCCCTTCGCCGGCATCGACCCCAAGACGGTCGGCGAGATCCAGGAGCAGATCCGCGACCTGGTCGACACCTACCACATCGGCATCCTGCTGACCGACCACCAGTTCCGCGAGACCCTGGAAGTCACCGACCGCTGCTACGTCATCCGCGAGGGCCGCGTCTTCGCCTACGGCAACCGCGAGCAGATCCTCAACAACGCCGACGTCCGCCGCTACTACATCGGCGAGCGGTTCGACGGCGGCCACCTGATGGAATCCCAGCGCCCGGTGATGTCCCTGTCCAAGACCCAGCCGTCCCTGCCGCCGGCCCCGAATCCCACGCCCGCCCCGCCCCAGCCGACCGCGACGACGCCGCCCACGGTCCCGAACCCCGCCGTGGTCCCCGCACCGGCCCCTCGGCCCGCACCCGTCGACGACCCCGCCGACCCCGAGCACGTCGGCCGCACGATCGCCGGCGACGGCCGGGGCTACGTGCAGGGCGGCACCCACTCGATCCAGGTCAACCAGATCCCGCCCGACTTCAACATCGACGACCTGTACGAGAACTGA